A part of Jiangella alba genomic DNA contains:
- a CDS encoding sigma-70 family RNA polymerase sigma factor: MHDDDWLAERFEENRPRMHAVAYRMLGSATEADDAVQEAWFRLSRTDTGDVRNLGGWLTTVVSRVALDMLRSRTSRREDPFDDAERDTATADDAAPDPEGEVVLADSVGPALLVVLDSLAPAERLAFVLHDLFAMPFDEIAAILERTPAATRQLASRARRRVQGARSSSADPARQRLVVDAFLAASRNGQFHDLLALLDPDVVLRADEVAIENARAGRAQGAPELARLLRGADAVAGVFSGRAAHAETVLLDGVPAAAYAPGGRPKALFRFTFDGDRIVAIDMVGDPESIDAVELTLLRP; the protein is encoded by the coding sequence ATGCACGACGACGACTGGCTGGCCGAGCGGTTCGAGGAGAACCGGCCGCGGATGCACGCCGTGGCCTACCGCATGCTCGGCTCGGCCACGGAGGCCGACGACGCCGTCCAGGAGGCCTGGTTCCGGCTGAGCCGCACCGACACCGGCGACGTGCGCAACCTCGGCGGCTGGCTGACGACCGTCGTGTCGCGGGTGGCGCTGGACATGCTGCGCTCGCGGACGTCGCGGCGCGAGGACCCGTTCGACGACGCCGAGCGCGACACCGCCACGGCCGACGACGCCGCGCCCGACCCCGAGGGCGAGGTGGTGCTGGCCGACTCCGTCGGCCCGGCGCTGCTCGTGGTGCTCGACTCGCTCGCGCCCGCCGAGCGGCTGGCGTTCGTCCTGCACGACCTGTTCGCGATGCCGTTCGACGAGATCGCCGCGATCCTCGAGCGCACGCCGGCCGCCACCCGCCAGCTGGCCAGCCGGGCCCGTCGCCGGGTTCAGGGCGCACGGTCGTCGTCGGCCGATCCGGCCCGGCAGCGGCTCGTCGTCGACGCGTTCCTGGCGGCGTCGCGCAACGGCCAGTTCCACGACCTGCTCGCCCTGCTCGACCCCGACGTCGTGCTCCGGGCCGACGAGGTCGCGATCGAGAATGCGCGGGCCGGCCGGGCGCAGGGCGCACCGGAGCTGGCCAGGCTGCTGCGTGGCGCCGACGCCGTCGCGGGCGTCTTCTCCGGCCGCGCGGCGCACGCCGAGACCGTCCTCCTCGACGGCGTCCCGGCGGCCGCATATGCGCCGGGCGGGCGGCCGAAGGCGCTGTTCCGGTTCACCTTCGACGGCGACCGCATCGTCGCCATCGACATGGTCGGCGACCCCGAGTCGATCGACGCGGTGGAGCTCACGCTGCTGCGGCCGTGA
- a CDS encoding FAD-binding and (Fe-S)-binding domain-containing protein: MNQLVAALRAHGIAEVDGSALRRAEYSADASNYRVVPQAVVFPRDADEVAGVVAVAREHGVAVTARGGGTSVAGNAVGPGIVMDLSAHLNHIEMVDPDARIAVVEPGVVLGSLQRAAAPHGLRFGPDPSTWSRCTVGGMIGNNACGSRALAFGRTADNVLEVDVLDGAGRRFAAGRDLDAVPGLSALVNGNLDVIRTELGRFGRQISGYSLEHLLPEHGHDLAKALVGTEGTCGIVLKATVRLVETPPSPVLVVLGYPDMASAADAVPALLTHRPLAMEGLDLRIVETVRRGRGPSTVPGLPAGDGWLLVEVGTPDQAAVLASDAGTAAVRVLPDGPEARAIWRIREDGAGLAGRTLDGAQAWPGLEDAAVPPEHLGAYLRDLDALLTEHGLAGSPYGHFGDGCVHVRVDLPLQTGGAALRSLMTDAARLIGGYGGSLSGEHGDGRARGELLPYLYSDRMIGVFERFKALFDPDDRLNPEVVVRPAPLDRDLRRPAARPLPAADGFAFTHDGGDVTNALHRCVGVGKCRADLTASGGFMCPSFVAVGDETTSTRGRARVLQELANGSLVARDWRAPEVHEALDLCLSCKACGTDCPAGVDMATYKSEVLHRAYAGRRRPWTHYTLGRLPRWAVPASRFARPLNALLAVRPIERLALRLGGMDPRRSIPRFAPMTFHRWFKRRVSVPARRVGSLPTGAGSTYHRPRVLLWVDTFTDLLSPSIGVAAVELLESAGYEVLTPPPGVCCGLTWITTGQLTAAKHRLTGLVDALSPYADEGVPIVGLEPSCTAVLRSDLVELLPHDPRANVVAAGTVTLAELLTGDDAWERPDLGGLDVVVQPHCHHHAVMGYGPDEALLRELGANLTVLAGCCGLAGNFGMERGHYDVSVAVAETALLPALRAAPPGAVLLADGLSCRTQAGHLAGVRGLHLAELLVRGAVTSGARRAST; the protein is encoded by the coding sequence GTGAACCAGCTCGTCGCGGCGCTGCGGGCGCACGGCATCGCCGAGGTCGACGGGTCGGCGCTGCGGCGGGCCGAGTACTCGGCCGACGCGTCGAACTACCGGGTGGTGCCGCAGGCCGTGGTGTTCCCGCGCGACGCCGACGAGGTGGCCGGCGTCGTGGCGGTGGCCCGCGAGCACGGTGTCGCGGTGACGGCGCGCGGCGGCGGCACCTCGGTGGCCGGCAACGCCGTCGGGCCGGGCATCGTCATGGACCTGTCGGCGCACCTGAACCACATCGAGATGGTCGACCCCGACGCGCGGATCGCCGTCGTCGAGCCCGGCGTGGTGCTCGGGTCATTGCAACGGGCAGCCGCGCCGCACGGGCTGCGGTTCGGGCCGGACCCGTCGACGTGGTCGCGGTGCACCGTCGGCGGCATGATCGGCAACAACGCCTGCGGCTCCCGCGCGCTCGCGTTCGGCCGCACCGCCGACAACGTGCTCGAGGTGGACGTCCTCGATGGCGCCGGCCGCCGGTTCGCCGCGGGCCGCGACCTCGACGCCGTCCCCGGGTTGTCCGCGCTGGTCAACGGCAATCTCGACGTCATACGCACCGAGCTGGGCAGGTTCGGCCGGCAGATCTCCGGCTACTCGCTGGAGCACCTACTCCCGGAGCACGGCCACGACCTCGCCAAGGCGCTGGTCGGCACCGAGGGCACCTGCGGCATCGTCCTGAAGGCGACTGTACGGCTGGTCGAGACGCCGCCGAGCCCGGTGCTCGTGGTGCTCGGCTACCCGGACATGGCCTCGGCCGCCGACGCGGTCCCGGCGCTGCTCACCCACCGGCCGCTGGCGATGGAGGGTCTGGACCTCCGCATCGTCGAGACCGTCCGCCGCGGCCGCGGCCCGAGCACCGTCCCCGGCCTGCCCGCCGGCGACGGCTGGCTGCTGGTCGAGGTCGGCACGCCCGACCAAGCTGCTGTGCTGGCGAGCGACGCCGGCACCGCCGCCGTCCGGGTGCTGCCGGACGGGCCCGAGGCGCGCGCGATCTGGCGCATCCGCGAGGACGGCGCCGGGCTGGCCGGCCGCACCCTCGACGGCGCCCAGGCGTGGCCCGGGCTCGAGGACGCCGCCGTGCCGCCCGAGCACCTCGGCGCGTACCTGCGCGACCTCGACGCGCTGCTGACCGAGCACGGCCTGGCCGGATCGCCGTACGGCCACTTCGGCGACGGCTGCGTGCACGTGCGCGTCGACCTGCCGCTGCAGACCGGCGGGGCCGCCCTGCGGTCGCTGATGACGGACGCCGCACGGCTGATCGGCGGCTACGGCGGCTCGCTGTCCGGCGAGCACGGCGACGGACGTGCCCGCGGCGAGCTGCTGCCGTACCTGTACTCCGACCGGATGATCGGCGTCTTCGAGCGGTTCAAGGCGCTGTTCGACCCCGACGACCGGCTCAACCCGGAGGTCGTGGTCCGGCCCGCGCCGCTCGACCGCGACCTGCGCCGTCCGGCCGCTCGGCCGTTGCCCGCCGCCGACGGGTTCGCGTTCACGCACGACGGCGGCGACGTGACCAACGCGCTGCACCGCTGCGTCGGCGTCGGCAAGTGCCGGGCCGACCTCACCGCGAGCGGCGGCTTCATGTGCCCGTCGTTCGTGGCGGTCGGCGACGAGACGACGTCGACGCGCGGCCGCGCCCGGGTGCTGCAGGAGCTGGCGAACGGTTCGCTGGTCGCCCGCGACTGGCGCGCGCCGGAGGTGCACGAAGCGCTCGACCTGTGCCTGTCCTGCAAGGCGTGCGGCACGGACTGCCCGGCCGGCGTCGACATGGCCACGTACAAGTCCGAGGTGCTGCACCGCGCCTACGCGGGTCGCCGGCGGCCGTGGACGCACTACACGCTCGGCCGGCTGCCCCGCTGGGCCGTCCCGGCGTCGCGGTTCGCCCGCCCGCTGAACGCGCTGCTCGCCGTCCGCCCGATCGAGCGGCTGGCGCTGCGGCTGGGCGGCATGGACCCGCGCCGGTCGATCCCCCGGTTCGCGCCGATGACGTTCCACCGGTGGTTCAAGCGCCGGGTGTCGGTGCCCGCCCGTAGGGTGGGGTCCCTCCCTACCGGGGCGGGGTCCACCTACCACCGGCCGCGCGTGCTGCTGTGGGTCGACACCTTCACCGACCTGCTGTCGCCGTCCATCGGGGTGGCCGCGGTCGAGCTGCTCGAGTCGGCCGGGTACGAGGTGCTGACGCCGCCGCCGGGCGTGTGCTGCGGGCTGACCTGGATCACCACCGGGCAGCTCACGGCCGCGAAGCACCGGCTGACCGGGCTGGTCGACGCGCTGTCGCCGTATGCCGACGAGGGCGTGCCGATCGTCGGGCTGGAGCCGTCGTGCACGGCCGTGCTGCGCTCGGACCTGGTCGAGCTGCTGCCGCACGACCCGCGCGCGAACGTCGTCGCCGCCGGGACCGTGACGCTGGCCGAGCTGCTGACCGGCGACGACGCGTGGGAGCGGCCGGACCTCGGCGGCCTTGACGTGGTGGTGCAGCCGCATTGCCACCACCACGCCGTCATGGGGTACGGGCCGGACGAGGCGCTGCTGCGCGAGCTGGGCGCGAACCTCACCGTGCTGGCCGGGTGCTGCGGGCTGGCCGGCAACTTCGGCATGGAGCGCGGCCACTACGACGTCTCGGTCGCGGTGGCCGAGACCGCGTTGCTGCCGGCCCTGCGCGCGGCCCCGCCCGGCGCCGTCCTGCTGGCCGACGGGCTGTCCTGCCGCACGCAGGCCGGCCACCTGGCCGGGGTGCGCGGCCTGCACCTCGCCGAGCTGCTGGTGCGCGGTGCGGTCACATCCGGCGCCCGCCGCGCGTCAACGTAG
- a CDS encoding LLM class flavin-dependent oxidoreductase — translation MNYGHRLEFGTFITPTNQSPQTPVQLAQLSEQLGFDVVTFQDHPYQPAFLDTWTLLTWVAAQTSRVRLSANVHSIPLRTPAVLARAAASLDLLSDGRAELGLGAGGFWDAIEAMGGRRLAPGEAVQALSEAIDVIRALWDVDARGGARVGGEFYRLDGAKRGPAPKHPIPLWIGALKPRMLRLIGEKGDGWLPSLPYLQPGDLQRGNAIIDEAARSAGRDPREIRRLVNLGGRFASSRAGFLQGTSQDWVDDLLPLVVEDGIGTFILTGDDPRTMQQFAEEVMPALREAVDDALPAGSAGERIRPAAAIAARRDGIDYDGVPEALRDTAVEPGDPGYRTARGGYLRGGAPGLVLRPSTTDEVVEALAYARRHPDLPLGVRSGGHGISGRSTNDGGLVIDVGGLNGIEVLDASQRLVRVGAGARWADVSAALAPHGWALSSGDYGGVGVGGLATAGGIGYLSRSHGLTIDHLRAAEVVLADGSVVRASETEHPDLFWAVRGAGGNVGIVTSFDFVADEVGDVGWGFLTQVPEDVTDYLVRWGSVVENAPRDLTSFLVMGPPRNGQPAVAQSRSVVESDDPDVVIARLQEIASIAPLYDQEVTITPYAGIMQNVAATAHVATGEPVAHSGLVEHVTPEFAAAAAAALTSGAIYFFQLRAVGGAVSDVPADATAYAHRSANFSVTAMGANARRLDEAWATLRPFFSGMYLSFETDQSPEALAAAFPPATMQRLREVKDRYDPANVFRHNFNVAPSATPAAVTS, via the coding sequence GTGAACTACGGCCACCGTCTCGAGTTCGGCACCTTCATCACGCCCACCAACCAGTCGCCGCAGACGCCCGTTCAGCTCGCGCAGCTGAGCGAGCAGCTCGGGTTCGACGTCGTGACGTTCCAGGACCACCCGTACCAGCCGGCGTTCCTCGACACGTGGACGCTGCTCACCTGGGTCGCCGCACAGACGTCGCGGGTGCGGCTGTCCGCGAACGTGCACAGCATCCCGCTGCGCACGCCGGCCGTCCTCGCGCGGGCCGCGGCCAGCCTCGACCTGCTCTCCGACGGACGGGCCGAGCTCGGGCTCGGCGCGGGCGGCTTCTGGGACGCGATCGAGGCGATGGGCGGACGGCGGCTCGCTCCGGGCGAGGCCGTGCAGGCGCTCAGCGAGGCGATCGACGTCATCCGCGCCCTGTGGGACGTCGACGCGCGCGGCGGCGCCCGGGTCGGCGGCGAGTTCTACCGGCTCGACGGCGCCAAGCGCGGCCCGGCGCCGAAACATCCGATCCCGCTGTGGATCGGCGCGCTGAAGCCGCGCATGCTCCGGCTCATCGGCGAGAAGGGCGACGGCTGGCTGCCCAGCCTGCCGTACCTGCAGCCCGGCGACCTGCAGCGCGGCAACGCGATCATCGACGAGGCGGCCCGATCGGCCGGACGCGATCCGCGCGAGATCCGCCGGCTGGTCAACCTCGGCGGCCGGTTCGCCTCGTCGCGCGCCGGGTTCCTCCAGGGCACCAGCCAGGACTGGGTCGACGACCTGCTGCCGCTGGTGGTCGAGGACGGCATCGGCACGTTCATCCTCACCGGCGACGACCCGCGGACCATGCAGCAGTTCGCCGAGGAGGTCATGCCGGCGCTGCGCGAGGCCGTCGACGACGCGCTGCCGGCCGGCTCGGCCGGGGAGCGGATCCGCCCCGCGGCGGCCATCGCGGCCCGCCGCGACGGCATCGACTACGACGGCGTGCCGGAGGCCCTGCGCGACACCGCCGTCGAGCCCGGCGACCCCGGCTACCGGACGGCACGCGGCGGCTACCTGCGCGGCGGCGCGCCCGGCCTGGTGCTGCGCCCGTCCACGACGGACGAGGTGGTCGAGGCGCTGGCGTACGCGCGGCGCCACCCCGACCTCCCGCTCGGCGTTCGCAGCGGCGGCCACGGCATCAGCGGACGGTCGACGAACGACGGCGGACTGGTCATCGACGTCGGCGGACTGAACGGGATCGAGGTGCTGGACGCTTCACAGCGGCTGGTGCGGGTCGGCGCCGGCGCACGGTGGGCCGACGTGTCGGCGGCGCTGGCTCCGCACGGGTGGGCGTTGTCGTCCGGCGACTACGGCGGGGTCGGGGTGGGCGGGCTGGCGACGGCCGGGGGGATCGGGTACCTGTCGCGGTCGCACGGGCTGACCATCGACCACCTGCGGGCGGCCGAGGTCGTGCTGGCCGACGGGTCCGTCGTCCGGGCCAGCGAGACGGAGCACCCGGACCTGTTCTGGGCGGTCCGCGGCGCCGGCGGCAACGTCGGCATCGTCACGTCCTTCGACTTCGTCGCCGACGAGGTGGGCGACGTCGGCTGGGGCTTCCTCACCCAGGTGCCCGAGGACGTCACCGACTACCTCGTCCGCTGGGGGTCCGTCGTCGAGAACGCGCCCCGCGACCTCACCAGCTTCCTCGTCATGGGCCCGCCGCGGAACGGCCAGCCGGCGGTGGCGCAGAGCCGCAGCGTCGTCGAGTCCGACGACCCCGACGTCGTGATCGCGCGGCTGCAGGAGATCGCGTCGATCGCGCCGCTCTACGACCAGGAGGTGACGATCACCCCGTACGCCGGCATCATGCAGAACGTCGCCGCCACCGCCCACGTCGCGACCGGCGAGCCGGTGGCCCACAGCGGCCTCGTCGAACACGTCACGCCCGAATTCGCGGCGGCGGCCGCCGCGGCGCTGACCAGCGGTGCGATCTACTTCTTCCAGCTCCGCGCCGTCGGCGGCGCCGTCTCCGACGTCCCGGCCGACGCGACGGCGTACGCGCACCGGTCGGCGAACTTCTCGGTGACGGCGATGGGCGCCAACGCCCGGCGGCTGGACGAGGCGTGGGCGACGCTGCGGCCGTTCTTCTCCGGCATGTACCTCAGCTTCGAGACCGACCAGAGCCCCGAGGCGCTGGCCGCGGCCTTCCCGCCGGCCACGATGCAGCGGCTGCGCGAGGTCAAGGACCGCTACGACCCCGCCAACGTGTTCCGCCACAACTTCAACGTCGCGCCCAGCGCCACCCCGGCGGCCGTGACGAGCTGA
- a CDS encoding ABC transporter substrate-binding protein has product MRSTRPARAALLLAALPLVLVACGDDDGDSAAPSDAPSSAPAADAGDAAAFPVTVDTANGPVELTEQPEKIVSLSATATEMLFAIGAGEAVVAADSYSNYPAEAPTTELSAFEPNVEAIVGYDPDLVVASNDPGELVSGLSAIGIPAIVLPAAATLDDTYTQLEQLGAVTGHVGDAAEVVGTMQSDIDELVAQVPADAPPVTYYHELDANLYTVTSGTFIGEIYAMAGLANVADEAPDAAGGYPQLSPEFIVTANPEIVFFADGGAGGVTADDIAARPGWDQLTAVQQDRIVEVDPDIASRWGPRIVDFLRVVVEERAALATVD; this is encoded by the coding sequence TTGCGATCCACCCGTCCCGCGCGGGCCGCCCTGTTGCTGGCCGCGCTCCCGCTCGTCCTCGTGGCCTGTGGTGACGACGACGGCGACTCGGCAGCGCCGAGCGACGCGCCCTCGTCGGCCCCGGCCGCCGATGCCGGCGACGCCGCCGCGTTCCCCGTCACCGTCGACACCGCGAACGGGCCGGTCGAGCTCACCGAGCAGCCGGAGAAGATCGTCTCGCTGTCGGCCACGGCCACCGAGATGCTGTTCGCCATCGGCGCCGGTGAGGCCGTCGTCGCGGCCGACTCGTACTCGAACTACCCGGCCGAGGCGCCGACGACGGAGCTGTCCGCGTTCGAGCCGAACGTCGAGGCGATCGTCGGCTACGACCCCGACCTCGTCGTCGCCTCCAACGACCCGGGCGAGCTGGTCTCGGGCCTGTCCGCCATCGGCATCCCGGCCATCGTCCTGCCGGCCGCGGCCACCCTCGACGACACCTACACGCAGCTCGAGCAGCTGGGCGCCGTGACGGGCCACGTCGGCGACGCCGCCGAGGTCGTCGGCACCATGCAGTCCGACATCGACGAACTGGTCGCGCAGGTGCCGGCCGACGCGCCGCCGGTGACGTACTACCACGAGCTCGACGCCAACCTGTACACCGTCACCAGCGGCACGTTCATCGGCGAGATCTACGCCATGGCCGGCCTGGCGAACGTCGCCGACGAGGCGCCCGACGCCGCCGGGGGCTACCCGCAGCTGTCGCCGGAGTTCATCGTCACCGCGAACCCGGAGATCGTCTTCTTCGCCGACGGCGGGGCCGGCGGGGTCACCGCCGACGACATCGCCGCGCGGCCCGGCTGGGACCAGCTGACCGCGGTGCAGCAGGATCGCATCGTCGAGGTCGACCCCGACATCGCCAGCCGCTGGGGTCCGCGCATCGTCGACTTCCTGCGTGTCGTGGTCGAGGAGCGGGCGGCGCTCGCGACGGTCGACTGA
- a CDS encoding ABC transporter ATP-binding protein — MTVEGVGVTLLERRVVDDVSLSVPAGTWMTLVGPNGAGKSTLLRAVSGAVEHAGVIAFDGVEVARLRSRERARLVAVVPQDPARPDGMTVLDYVLLGRTPYVPYLGTESAEDLAVAGELLDTLELRSLSDRMVTELSGGEFQRSVLARALAQQAPVLLLDEPTSSLDLGHAQQVLELVDELRASRGLTVVSALHDLTTAGQFADHLVLLVDGRVVAQGSAQEVLTEELIREHYGARVRVVTDPHGGVVVVPLRSRPAGGVRDVGGVA; from the coding sequence CTGACCGTCGAGGGCGTCGGCGTCACCCTGCTGGAGCGCCGGGTGGTCGACGACGTCAGCCTCAGCGTCCCGGCCGGGACGTGGATGACGCTGGTCGGACCGAACGGCGCCGGCAAGTCGACGCTGCTGCGGGCGGTGTCCGGTGCGGTCGAGCACGCCGGCGTCATCGCCTTCGACGGCGTCGAGGTCGCCCGGCTGCGCTCGCGCGAGCGGGCCCGGCTGGTCGCCGTCGTCCCGCAGGACCCGGCCCGGCCCGACGGCATGACCGTCCTCGACTACGTGCTGCTCGGGCGCACGCCGTACGTCCCCTACCTGGGGACGGAGTCGGCGGAGGACCTCGCGGTGGCCGGCGAGCTGCTGGACACGCTGGAGCTGCGGTCGCTGTCCGATCGCATGGTCACCGAGCTGTCCGGCGGCGAGTTCCAGCGCTCCGTCCTCGCCCGGGCGCTGGCCCAGCAGGCGCCGGTGCTGCTGCTGGACGAGCCGACCTCCTCGCTGGACCTCGGGCACGCCCAGCAGGTGCTGGAACTGGTCGACGAGCTGCGGGCGTCGCGTGGACTGACGGTGGTCAGCGCGCTGCACGACCTCACCACCGCCGGGCAGTTCGCCGACCACCTGGTGCTGCTGGTCGACGGCCGCGTGGTCGCGCAGGGGTCGGCGCAGGAGGTGCTGACCGAGGAGCTGATCCGCGAGCACTACGGGGCGCGCGTGCGGGTCGTGACCGATCCGCACGGCGGTGTCGTCGTGGTGCCGCTGCGCTCCCGCCCGGCCGGTGGCGTCCGCGACGTCGGCGGGGTCGCATGA
- a CDS encoding winged helix-turn-helix transcriptional regulator, translating into MAIETRLVPDRPETGFEHIDDEKCRLFTGYIEIIGKKWSGGIMLAGVRGARRFVEYRAAVHGISDRLLNQRLKELEAEGLIERTVVPTTPVLVQYRPTERGQSLMRALQPLVAWGVDDHERQLREHG; encoded by the coding sequence GTGGCTATCGAGACCAGACTCGTGCCGGACCGGCCGGAGACCGGGTTCGAGCACATCGACGACGAGAAGTGCCGCCTCTTCACCGGCTATATCGAGATCATCGGTAAGAAGTGGAGCGGCGGCATCATGCTGGCCGGCGTCCGCGGGGCACGGCGGTTCGTGGAGTATCGCGCGGCGGTGCACGGCATCTCCGACCGCCTGCTGAACCAGCGGCTCAAGGAGCTGGAGGCCGAGGGGCTGATCGAGCGGACCGTCGTGCCGACGACGCCCGTGCTCGTGCAGTACCGGCCGACCGAGCGTGGGCAGAGCCTGATGCGCGCGCTCCAGCCGTTGGTCGCCTGGGGCGTGGACGACCACGAGCGGCAGTTGCGCGAGCACGGCTGA
- a CDS encoding FecCD family ABC transporter permease: MSRAVGTDQHTATATLRAVRLPRRWLFGSLAVLVAAVLLGLTVGPAGLPLRGVVTEIVNLVPGVDLAGGLDDREAAVLWQLRAPRVVLGLLVGAMLALAGAGYQGVFRNPLADPYLLGVAAGAGLGATFAIVSGGNRLLVPLAAFTGGVLGVAATYALGRSVGGRSTNSLILAGVAVAAFLTSVQTFVNQRNSDSLREVYGWILGRLLTAGWDEVLAVLPYIAVSALVILAHRRLLDVLSVGPDEAGTLGVPASRVRLAVVLAATLGTAAAVSVSGLIGFVGIVVPHIVRMLAGSSYRIVLPLAAVVGATFLVVADLVARTVVSPGELPVGVVTAFVGAPFFTLVLRSARRPW, encoded by the coding sequence GTGAGCAGGGCCGTGGGCACCGACCAGCACACCGCGACGGCGACGTTGCGGGCGGTCCGGCTGCCCCGGCGCTGGCTGTTCGGTTCGCTGGCGGTGCTGGTGGCGGCGGTCCTGCTCGGCCTGACGGTCGGGCCCGCGGGGCTGCCGCTGCGTGGCGTCGTCACCGAGATCGTCAACCTCGTCCCCGGTGTCGACCTCGCCGGCGGGCTGGACGACCGCGAGGCGGCGGTGCTCTGGCAGCTGCGCGCGCCGCGGGTGGTGCTCGGCCTGCTGGTCGGCGCCATGCTGGCGCTCGCAGGGGCCGGGTACCAGGGCGTGTTCCGCAACCCGCTGGCCGACCCGTACCTGCTCGGCGTCGCCGCCGGCGCCGGGCTCGGCGCGACGTTCGCGATCGTCTCCGGCGGCAACCGCCTGCTGGTGCCGCTGGCCGCGTTCACCGGCGGCGTGCTCGGCGTGGCCGCCACCTACGCGCTGGGCCGCAGCGTCGGCGGGCGCAGCACGAACTCGCTGATCCTGGCCGGGGTCGCGGTCGCGGCGTTCCTGACGTCGGTGCAGACCTTCGTGAACCAGCGCAACTCCGACTCGTTGCGCGAGGTGTACGGCTGGATCCTCGGCCGGCTGCTCACCGCCGGGTGGGACGAGGTGCTGGCCGTGCTGCCGTACATCGCGGTGTCGGCGCTGGTGATCCTGGCGCACCGGCGGCTGCTCGACGTGCTCAGCGTCGGGCCCGACGAGGCCGGTACGCTCGGCGTCCCGGCGTCGCGGGTTCGGCTGGCGGTGGTGCTGGCGGCGACGCTGGGCACGGCGGCCGCGGTGTCGGTCAGCGGGCTGATCGGCTTCGTCGGCATCGTCGTCCCGCACATCGTGCGCATGCTGGCCGGCTCGTCGTACCGCATCGTGCTGCCGCTGGCGGCGGTGGTCGGCGCGACGTTCCTGGTGGTCGCCGACCTCGTCGCGCGCACCGTCGTCTCGCCCGGCGAGCTGCCGGTGGGCGTCGTGACGGCGTTCGTCGGTGCGCCGTTCTTCACGCTGGTGCTGCGCAGTGCTCGGAGGCCGTGGTGA
- a CDS encoding fumarylacetoacetate hydrolase family protein → MRLASILVDDVPRAAVVHPTKGVAVVADLLPEFTGDVMSLIADRRMDEVEEAAATADGAAFRPADEVTYAAPYRNPPKIWGIGLNYVDHAADLAEVVPDEPASFIKGNHTIIGPGEPIPLPVQSERVTAEAEVGLVIGRYCRNVDEDTALDHVFGLCAVLDQTAEDILQRNPRFLTRSKNFPGFFSFGPHIVPLAEALAAQPGGPDLAGVEVSTVVNGEQRRSNVVGRMRFSPAFLVSFHSKVMPLYPGDIISTGTPGAVVVTAGDVARCEVSGLEPLVNPVAGPV, encoded by the coding sequence ATGCGCCTGGCGTCCATCCTCGTCGACGACGTGCCGAGGGCCGCCGTCGTGCATCCGACGAAGGGCGTGGCGGTGGTCGCGGACCTGCTGCCGGAGTTCACCGGCGACGTCATGTCGCTGATCGCCGACCGGCGCATGGACGAGGTGGAGGAGGCGGCGGCCACCGCTGACGGCGCCGCGTTCCGGCCGGCGGACGAGGTGACGTACGCGGCGCCGTACCGGAACCCGCCGAAGATCTGGGGCATCGGCCTCAACTACGTCGATCACGCGGCCGACCTCGCCGAGGTGGTGCCCGACGAGCCGGCGTCGTTCATCAAGGGCAACCACACGATCATCGGGCCGGGCGAGCCGATCCCGCTGCCCGTGCAGAGCGAGCGCGTCACGGCCGAGGCGGAGGTCGGCCTGGTCATCGGCCGCTACTGCCGCAACGTCGACGAGGACACCGCGCTCGACCACGTGTTCGGCCTGTGCGCCGTCCTCGACCAGACCGCCGAGGACATCCTGCAGCGCAACCCGCGCTTCCTGACCCGCTCGAAGAACTTCCCCGGCTTCTTCTCGTTCGGCCCGCACATCGTCCCGCTGGCCGAGGCGCTCGCCGCCCAGCCGGGCGGTCCGGATCTCGCCGGCGTCGAGGTCAGCACCGTCGTGAACGGCGAGCAGCGCCGCAGCAACGTCGTCGGGCGCATGCGGTTCTCGCCCGCGTTCCTGGTCAGCTTCCACAGCAAGGTCATGCCGCTCTACCCCGGCGACATCATCTCGACGGGAACGCCGGGCGCCGTCGTCGTCACGGCCGGCGACGTCGCCCGCTGCGAGGTGTCGGGGCTGGAGCCGCTGGTCAACCCCGTGGCCGGCCCGGTGTGA